The Chryseobacterium indicum genome includes a window with the following:
- a CDS encoding lipopolysaccharide biosynthesis protein has protein sequence MKKLTEIFCRPTSLVFADQLIFSGSNFLLTFLLARKLNISDFGLFSSVLLVTYLLVGICNAIVVQPFQILAAKEYSKKSLGFVFQAAVLLILIFAALISAVKFIPVSALSFIKENTVAIIVFAAAYVFQDFMRKVLLTIDRIQLVLFIDSIFLLVFPLIWFENNLDLGKSLLIIGIVNAIASIPGVWYGLKNAAFSFSNASLFHYHFTEGKWLLSASIVQWFSGNFFTLAAGIYLGVNALGALRLVQSFFGVINVILQTVENYYLPKTAKLHYQDKKEEKKSLLFSMSKGMLALGILIIGFFIFSEPLITLLGGEQYKQYGFVIKLVSVLYVVILYSYPTRLSIRVLEQNKAFFTGYCISFVFSLLSFHFLLKYGALYGAVAGLVINQILMIVYWKILLNRKQISVWA, from the coding sequence GTGAAAAAGCTTACAGAAATATTTTGCAGACCCACATCTCTGGTTTTCGCAGACCAGCTGATTTTCAGCGGAAGCAATTTTCTTCTGACGTTTTTACTTGCCCGAAAACTGAATATTTCAGATTTTGGTCTGTTCTCGTCTGTGCTTTTGGTGACGTATCTTTTGGTAGGCATCTGCAACGCCATTGTGGTACAGCCTTTCCAGATTCTGGCAGCAAAAGAATACAGTAAAAAGTCTCTGGGCTTCGTTTTTCAGGCAGCAGTACTTTTAATTCTTATTTTTGCTGCTCTTATTTCTGCTGTTAAATTTATACCGGTTTCGGCACTGTCATTTATTAAAGAGAATACAGTGGCAATCATTGTTTTTGCAGCAGCGTATGTTTTTCAGGACTTTATGAGAAAAGTTTTACTTACGATAGACCGCATACAACTTGTGCTTTTTATCGACAGTATTTTTCTTCTTGTTTTTCCTTTAATATGGTTTGAAAACAATCTCGATTTAGGAAAAAGCCTTCTGATTATAGGAATTGTGAATGCCATTGCTTCCATTCCCGGAGTTTGGTATGGTCTGAAAAATGCAGCATTCAGCTTCAGTAACGCTTCCCTGTTTCATTATCATTTTACAGAAGGAAAATGGCTTTTAAGCGCTTCTATAGTTCAGTGGTTTTCGGGTAATTTCTTCACTCTGGCTGCGGGAATATATTTAGGAGTCAATGCTTTAGGAGCTTTAAGACTGGTTCAGTCATTTTTCGGGGTTATTAATGTTATTCTTCAGACTGTCGAAAATTATTACCTTCCGAAAACAGCGAAGCTTCATTATCAGGACAAAAAAGAAGAAAAAAAATCACTGCTTTTCAGTATGTCGAAAGGAATGCTGGCTTTAGGAATTTTAATCATCGGTTTCTTCATCTTTTCAGAACCTCTCATTACGCTATTGGGCGGAGAACAATACAAACAGTATGGTTTTGTAATTAAACTGGTTTCGGTACTATATGTCGTGATTTTGTACAGCTACCCTACCCGGCTTTCCATAAGAGTTCTGGAGCAGAATAAAGCTTTTTTTACAGGATACTGCATTTCGTTTGTGTTTTCATTACTCAGTTTTCATTTTTTACTGAAATACGGAGCACTTTACGGTGCAGTTGCTGGTCTTGTAATCAACCAGATTCTAATGATCGTGTACTGGAAAATTTTACTTAACAGAAAACAGATTTCAGTATGGGCATAG
- a CDS encoding acyltransferase — MKKLVVKIIKLRSPYFTIDDDLNSGAVLQFIWIQLWSIIRGFRMLLSFRNPKGMLLGRRVSFFNVSKIKWGKFLRLGNDVYVSALAKHGIEFGDNVSIGAFSRVIVSTSFNNIGEKIKIGNNVGIGEFAYLGGSGGLEIGDECIVGQYLSCHPENHNYEDPETSIRLQGVNRKGIKIGKNCWIGSKVTILDGVEIGDGCILAAGSVITKSFPDNSIIGGVPAKLLKTRTHENQSDDTRNLLRYQSV; from the coding sequence ATGAAAAAGCTTGTCGTAAAAATTATAAAACTAAGAAGTCCCTACTTTACTATAGATGATGATTTGAACTCCGGAGCGGTTCTGCAGTTTATCTGGATCCAGCTCTGGAGCATCATCAGAGGTTTCAGGATGCTACTCTCTTTCAGAAATCCCAAAGGAATGCTTCTGGGCAGAAGAGTAAGTTTCTTTAATGTTTCTAAAATAAAATGGGGAAAATTTCTGCGTCTGGGAAATGATGTCTATGTTTCTGCCCTGGCAAAACACGGAATTGAATTTGGAGACAATGTATCGATCGGAGCTTTCAGCAGAGTAATTGTTTCCACCTCTTTTAACAATATCGGAGAAAAAATTAAAATAGGAAACAATGTAGGGATCGGGGAATTTGCTTATCTTGGCGGTTCCGGAGGTCTGGAAATCGGAGATGAATGCATTGTAGGACAATATCTGAGCTGTCACCCCGAAAATCACAACTATGAAGATCCCGAAACTTCAATCCGGCTTCAGGGTGTCAACAGAAAAGGAATAAAGATCGGGAAAAACTGCTGGATCGGAAGTAAAGTCACCATTCTGGATGGTGTGGAAATTGGAGACGGATGTATTCTGGCTGCAGGAAGTGTGATTACCAAATCTTTTCCGGACAACAGCATTATCGGCGGAGTTCCCGCTAAACTTTTAAAAACAAGAACCCATGAAAACCAATCAGACGATACTCGCAACCTGCTACGCTATCAATCCGTATAA
- a CDS encoding O-antigen ligase family protein: protein METLPLHHQQFLKKLNNQLFIILLLMVACFFTWSENVNITRAIKVVGRMGVMISSILIYFKIIRYGSINSLEYKNIFSPILYICYLILGFISFSWSTNPGFSALQWFMTFQSFVFAYFFVKSLKVLDVYFEGHNIRLYHLLGNTVFVLQLVFVIGMWINPDVFFRLTDGGEEARLGGTMMNPNELGMLAGVGSACLIFDLYRFKKKVWTIIKIMVILYALFMTGSRSSLIGVLLIVFFHINQTKQKTLKFAIIALVAMVAPFAVYTVILKGGDQERLEEIMSLTGRLPFWQALITEGLPREPLLGFGFMRIDYKEFFQSAHTYPGKMTHNTFMQVLMNLGFIGFTIVLFQVFFTVKSILSEQKELKLMLIGILIPIVINSFTEFGIFGESNYGIMFYQIIIFSIAFRNNNHLTRWQKIILKKKRPDLFAD from the coding sequence ATGGAAACGCTACCTCTTCATCATCAGCAATTTCTTAAAAAGCTGAACAACCAGCTCTTCATCATTCTTCTGCTTATGGTGGCATGTTTTTTTACATGGAGCGAAAATGTAAATATTACACGAGCCATAAAAGTTGTCGGGAGAATGGGCGTTATGATTTCTTCTATTCTCATTTATTTTAAGATCATCCGATACGGAAGCATCAATTCTCTGGAATACAAAAACATATTTTCGCCGATTTTATACATCTGCTATTTAATTTTGGGATTCATTTCATTTTCGTGGAGTACCAATCCGGGATTCAGTGCGTTACAATGGTTTATGACCTTTCAGAGCTTTGTTTTTGCTTATTTTTTCGTAAAAAGTCTGAAGGTTTTAGACGTTTATTTTGAAGGTCACAACATCAGATTATATCATCTTCTGGGAAACACCGTTTTCGTGCTTCAGCTTGTCTTCGTCATTGGAATGTGGATTAATCCCGATGTATTTTTCCGGTTAACCGACGGTGGCGAAGAAGCAAGACTTGGAGGAACAATGATGAATCCCAATGAGCTTGGAATGCTTGCAGGAGTAGGTTCTGCATGTCTTATTTTTGATCTGTACCGTTTCAAAAAGAAAGTCTGGACCATCATAAAAATTATGGTGATTCTGTATGCCTTATTTATGACCGGATCGCGATCTTCCCTGATCGGCGTTTTGCTGATCGTATTTTTCCACATCAACCAGACCAAACAGAAGACCCTGAAATTTGCCATTATTGCGCTTGTTGCCATGGTTGCCCCTTTTGCGGTATACACCGTTATTCTGAAAGGTGGAGATCAGGAAAGGCTGGAAGAAATCATGAGTCTTACCGGAAGGCTTCCTTTCTGGCAGGCTTTAATTACTGAAGGTTTACCAAGAGAGCCGCTTTTGGGCTTTGGCTTTATGAGGATCGATTACAAGGAGTTTTTCCAGAGCGCACATACCTATCCAGGAAAAATGACGCACAACACTTTTATGCAGGTTCTGATGAATCTTGGATTTATCGGGTTTACCATTGTGCTTTTCCAGGTATTTTTTACTGTAAAATCGATCTTGTCTGAACAGAAAGAACTGAAACTGATGCTTATCGGCATTCTCATTCCTATCGTTATTAATTCCTTTACAGAATTCGGAATTTTTGGAGAGAGTAATTATGGAATCATGTTCTATCAGATCATTATATTTTCCATTGCATTTCGCAACAATAATCATCTTACAAGATGGCAGAAAATTATCCTGAAGAAGAAAAGACCGGATCTATTTGCTGATTAA
- a CDS encoding GumC family protein: MNNENVRFLKPLLRGFPIVVLAMIIAVLAAKKYLNYVTPMYESTAKLKLADTQEGVPSANLFKDFDVFATPNKISTEIEVLKSTSLIEKTLEKLPFSTEIYRKGKVRSVELFNDSPIKVEGFLTDEKNYDKKFSIHVTSTQNFTIAASDSTKEIKGTFGTPTDIKGGKILVTKNDSLLKSKPAAKIIDHYEVEFLSREKLLDKINKNLDIVSVDKDVPVIRINYKSNVPEKASLLVNTLAETYIEDYIENKYRAANTTVDFLKGEIGQANNKLSDAENRIENYRDRKNIINIPQETETDLRKISQLKIQKSNLKMNLDAIKNLNSYISEGKDNYLELAPNFEAFNDLLSTEMIKNMKLLQAEKKELLLTYTPEHEKVKVIDAKIKDLTDYQTESIRNTQRNLQIKYNDIDRDIQIAEQAFIGLPEKEKLLNIMNREFNLYEKNYNFLNEKRIDAEIAKAAKISFHKIITKGELPKQPVSPMRSIIIIVAAIMSMIGSIALIYAVHFAKAKVNDVYTIEKNSTIPVAFTTPFIKNRENIMHHFLENVLEMELKEIIKDKNLICITSYDKSKQHLFHSKNIIKALQAQSRKVLVIDVAGNLENIENIDYIDFSEEKNLRLTSTDIENLIRERMKGNEICIINNQSIKQGKLPLLFLKIADQNLFVLDSRRTAEKTIMNVELLKDEYKLTNLWFVLNKEGYNPSLMTSIKRFINRKRS; the protein is encoded by the coding sequence ATGAACAACGAGAATGTAAGATTTCTGAAACCGCTGTTACGAGGATTTCCTATCGTCGTTCTCGCAATGATTATTGCAGTTTTGGCAGCAAAAAAGTACCTTAACTACGTAACACCCATGTACGAAAGTACTGCAAAACTGAAACTTGCAGATACACAGGAAGGTGTACCAAGCGCAAATCTCTTCAAAGATTTCGACGTTTTTGCTACCCCAAATAAGATAAGCACTGAAATTGAAGTTCTTAAATCTACATCTTTAATTGAAAAAACACTTGAAAAACTACCCTTTTCCACCGAAATTTACAGAAAAGGAAAAGTGCGCTCCGTAGAACTCTTTAACGATTCTCCGATAAAAGTTGAGGGCTTTTTAACAGATGAAAAAAATTACGATAAAAAATTCAGCATCCACGTAACATCAACCCAGAATTTTACGATAGCTGCTTCAGACTCCACAAAAGAAATAAAGGGAACGTTCGGAACGCCCACAGATATTAAAGGAGGAAAAATTCTCGTTACTAAAAACGACAGCTTACTTAAGTCTAAACCTGCTGCTAAAATCATCGATCATTATGAAGTTGAATTCCTGAGCAGAGAAAAACTTTTGGACAAGATAAATAAGAATCTTGATATTGTTTCGGTAGATAAAGACGTTCCCGTTATCAGAATCAATTATAAAAGCAACGTCCCGGAAAAAGCTAGTCTTCTCGTGAACACACTTGCAGAAACATACATTGAAGATTATATTGAAAATAAATACCGTGCTGCCAATACAACCGTAGATTTTCTTAAGGGAGAAATCGGGCAGGCAAACAACAAACTTAGCGATGCAGAAAACCGCATCGAAAATTACAGAGACAGAAAAAATATCATTAATATACCGCAGGAAACAGAAACCGATCTCAGAAAGATCTCTCAGCTTAAAATCCAGAAGAGCAACCTGAAAATGAATCTGGATGCGATTAAAAATCTCAACAGCTATATTTCTGAAGGAAAAGACAATTATCTTGAACTTGCCCCAAATTTTGAAGCATTCAACGACCTTCTTTCTACGGAAATGATTAAAAATATGAAGCTGCTTCAGGCTGAAAAAAAAGAACTCCTGCTTACTTATACGCCCGAACATGAAAAAGTAAAAGTAATTGATGCTAAAATTAAAGATCTTACCGACTATCAGACAGAAAGCATAAGAAACACACAGAGAAACTTACAGATTAAGTATAACGATATCGACCGCGACATCCAGATTGCAGAACAGGCTTTTATAGGTCTGCCTGAAAAGGAAAAACTGCTGAACATCATGAACCGTGAGTTTAATCTTTACGAAAAGAATTATAATTTCCTGAACGAAAAAAGAATAGATGCAGAAATTGCAAAAGCGGCAAAAATTTCTTTTCATAAAATTATTACAAAAGGGGAACTTCCTAAACAGCCGGTTTCACCGATGCGCTCCATCATCATCATTGTTGCAGCCATTATGAGTATGATCGGTTCTATTGCGCTGATCTACGCTGTACATTTTGCAAAAGCCAAAGTAAATGATGTGTATACCATCGAAAAAAACAGCACCATTCCTGTTGCATTTACAACACCTTTCATCAAAAACAGGGAAAACATAATGCATCATTTCCTAGAAAATGTGCTGGAAATGGAGCTTAAAGAAATCATTAAAGATAAAAATCTCATCTGCATAACGTCTTATGATAAATCGAAACAGCATTTGTTTCATTCAAAAAATATCATAAAAGCTTTGCAGGCGCAATCCAGAAAAGTACTGGTAATTGATGTAGCGGGAAATTTAGAAAATATTGAAAACATCGATTATATCGACTTTTCAGAAGAAAAAAATTTAAGATTAACTTCCACGGATATTGAGAATCTGATCCGTGAAAGGATGAAAGGAAACGAAATCTGCATCATCAATAACCAGTCGATAAAACAAGGAAAACTTCCTTTATTATTCCTGAAAATCGCAGATCAGAATCTTTTTGTTTTAGACAGCCGAAGAACAGCCGAAAAAACAATTATGAATGTAGAACTTCTGAAGGATGAATACAAACTGACCAATCTGTGGTTTGTTCTGAATAAAGAAGGCTACAACCCGAGTTTAATGACCTCTATTAAACGTTTTATAAACAGAAAAAGATCGTGA
- a CDS encoding glycosyltransferase family 4 protein has protein sequence MKTNQTILATCYAINPYKGSEDAMGWNFVYQIARFRKVFVVTRENNKTHIEKYMKENPDPLYQNMNFLYFDLPYWMRFWKKGSRGALLYYYLWQRGIVSFIKKQKVNFDIAHNVNFHNDWTPSFLWKLKKPLVWGPVGHHPLIPKQYLNDYSQKYFLKDRLTWMVKNFFWKLSPSLKKTVKHSNHIWCMNSGVPEKLKVKKDQYSLYPSVASEDFYQKNGVTIKSDFAIISVGRFVPLKGFDLTIRSFIQFISRLSEEEKAKCKLILVGTGEQKQLYKDLIQQNNAENYIEIIEWIDRRELMKMYEKASVFLFPSHEGAGMVVPEALSFGLPVVCLQNEGPGEFITEKCGFTVPQQEYDQTVTELSDALMKLFSNKDLKQKMSIEARKHYLDRFSWEKRGDHLNTIYNQI, from the coding sequence ATGAAAACCAATCAGACGATACTCGCAACCTGCTACGCTATCAATCCGTATAAAGGATCGGAAGATGCGATGGGATGGAATTTTGTGTATCAGATCGCCAGATTTCGTAAAGTTTTTGTCGTAACAAGAGAAAACAATAAAACACATATTGAAAAATACATGAAGGAAAATCCTGATCCGTTATATCAGAACATGAATTTCCTTTATTTTGATCTTCCTTACTGGATGCGTTTCTGGAAAAAAGGAAGTCGTGGTGCGCTTCTGTACTATTATTTATGGCAACGGGGAATTGTTTCGTTTATAAAAAAACAGAAGGTGAACTTTGATATTGCCCACAATGTAAATTTTCATAACGACTGGACACCCAGTTTTTTATGGAAATTAAAAAAGCCGTTGGTTTGGGGACCTGTAGGACACCATCCTCTCATTCCTAAACAATATCTGAACGATTATTCCCAAAAATACTTCCTTAAAGACCGTTTAACATGGATGGTGAAAAACTTTTTCTGGAAACTTTCGCCTTCCCTGAAAAAGACCGTGAAGCATTCCAATCACATCTGGTGCATGAACAGCGGAGTTCCGGAGAAGCTTAAAGTTAAAAAAGATCAGTATTCGCTTTATCCTTCTGTTGCTTCGGAAGATTTTTATCAAAAAAATGGAGTGACGATAAAATCGGATTTTGCCATAATCAGCGTAGGAAGATTTGTTCCGTTAAAAGGTTTTGATCTCACGATCCGTTCATTCATTCAGTTTATCAGTCGGCTTTCGGAAGAAGAAAAAGCGAAATGCAAGTTAATTTTGGTGGGAACCGGCGAACAAAAGCAGTTGTACAAAGATTTAATTCAGCAAAATAACGCTGAGAATTATATTGAAATCATTGAATGGATCGACCGCAGAGAACTGATGAAGATGTATGAAAAAGCTTCGGTTTTTCTTTTTCCGTCTCATGAAGGAGCAGGAATGGTGGTTCCGGAAGCACTTTCTTTCGGACTTCCGGTTGTCTGTCTTCAAAATGAAGGTCCCGGAGAATTTATTACCGAAAAATGCGGTTTTACTGTTCCACAGCAGGAATATGATCAAACGGTAACAGAATTGAGCGATGCTTTAATGAAATTATTTTCAAATAAAGATCTTAAGCAAAAAATGAGCATTGAAGCCAGAAAGCATTACCTCGACCGATTTTCCTGGGAAAAAAGAGGCGATCATCTCAATACAATCTATAACCAAATTTAG
- a CDS encoding response regulator, protein METNNKKLKFFIVDDDRFCATVYEQYLKNNHYEDITSFSSGEECLDELYQKPDIIFLDHNMEDLNGFEVLKKIKRYDPNIYVIMVSAQENIDTAVNALKYGAFDYIVKDADVCDKMTDTIEKILKIKEEMSQNQRKGFRKFFTVLF, encoded by the coding sequence ATGGAAACAAATAACAAAAAATTGAAATTTTTTATTGTAGATGATGACAGATTTTGTGCTACAGTTTATGAGCAGTATTTAAAGAATAACCATTACGAAGATATTACCTCATTCAGCAGCGGAGAAGAATGTCTGGACGAGCTTTACCAGAAACCCGATATTATTTTTCTGGATCACAACATGGAAGATCTTAACGGTTTTGAAGTTTTAAAAAAGATAAAAAGATATGATCCGAACATTTACGTAATCATGGTTTCTGCGCAGGAAAATATAGACACCGCAGTAAACGCCCTGAAGTACGGAGCATTCGATTACATCGTAAAAGATGCGGATGTATGCGATAAAATGACGGATACAATAGAGAAAATATTAAAAATTAAAGAAGAAATGTCTCAGAACCAACGGAAAGGTTTTAGAAAATTCTTTACAGTTTTATTTTAA
- a CDS encoding glycosyltransferase family 4 protein, whose product MGIVHLILGKANPEKMNGVNKVVYNIATKQAENKQDVEVWGISENTEVNYPERNFKTKIFKRKKNPFSIPEDLQKEIINSSESTVFHLHGGWIPVFSSLSRFLRKHKFNYIITPHGAYNAVAMQKSMITKKLYFEFFEKSVIKNASKIHCIGESEMEGLQSIYTTQKGTLIPYGFERIKDEVCSNPYKETLIFGFIGRLDIYTKGLDLLVESFAEFSKADPYSELWIVGDSDEKDELHQKIKALGIEDKTILFGSKFGEEKNDLLKKMDIFVHPSRNEGLPVSVIEAANFGKPCIVTKNTNIGYLVEQYNAGINIPSPKTTLLTKAFFDISKIWKDQQNYEKICANAVKMVEEAFDWNRILHEMNTKLYNC is encoded by the coding sequence ATGGGCATAGTACATTTGATATTAGGAAAAGCAAATCCTGAAAAGATGAACGGCGTAAATAAAGTTGTTTATAATATCGCGACAAAACAGGCTGAAAATAAACAGGATGTAGAAGTTTGGGGAATCTCTGAAAATACAGAAGTTAATTATCCCGAAAGAAACTTTAAAACGAAGATTTTTAAACGGAAAAAAAATCCTTTTTCCATTCCTGAAGATCTTCAGAAAGAAATTATAAACAGCAGCGAATCTACAGTTTTTCACCTTCATGGCGGATGGATCCCTGTATTTTCGTCCTTAAGCAGATTTTTGCGAAAACACAAATTCAATTATATTATTACGCCCCACGGAGCTTACAATGCTGTCGCAATGCAGAAAAGTATGATTACCAAAAAGCTTTACTTCGAGTTTTTTGAAAAAAGCGTCATCAAAAATGCTTCAAAAATTCACTGCATTGGCGAAAGCGAGATGGAGGGTTTACAGTCGATTTATACAACCCAAAAAGGTACTTTGATTCCCTACGGATTTGAAAGGATAAAGGATGAAGTCTGTTCTAATCCGTACAAAGAAACTTTAATTTTCGGTTTTATCGGAAGGCTGGATATTTACACAAAAGGTCTGGATCTGCTTGTGGAGAGTTTTGCTGAATTTTCTAAAGCGGATCCTTATTCTGAATTGTGGATTGTGGGCGACAGCGATGAAAAAGATGAACTTCATCAAAAAATAAAAGCACTGGGAATTGAAGATAAAACAATTCTTTTCGGAAGTAAATTTGGAGAAGAAAAAAATGATCTTCTGAAAAAGATGGATATTTTTGTGCATCCTTCCAGAAACGAAGGATTGCCGGTTTCCGTAATCGAAGCCGCAAATTTCGGCAAACCCTGTATTGTTACAAAAAATACCAATATCGGCTATCTTGTTGAACAATACAATGCGGGAATCAATATTCCTTCACCTAAGACAACGCTTCTTACTAAGGCATTTTTCGATATTTCCAAAATATGGAAAGACCAGCAGAACTATGAAAAGATTTGCGCAAATGCAGTAAAAATGGTAGAAGAAGCTTTCGACTGGAATAGAATTCTTCATGAAATGAATACCAAACTCTACAACTGCTGA
- a CDS encoding polysaccharide biosynthesis/export family protein, translating to MLKKLTLSFFFLMLLVSCKTYNVLEEEQATRNMQDFSYDPNYEYRIRKDDKITLSVWGEDDLSVGSVYGIYNSNEVYGKWLLVDINGNIEIPKLGTTPVVGKSVPELKEEIKTKLKKWLVNPIVDVKVLNKEIAVMGEVRNPAVIQVDKDQNTLLELVSKAGGFEMYANLKSIKILRQEGENVRVTNIDLTKMKDVPNQNILLHPGDYIIVPSKKSKDFDKRISTIIPFATVTSAAAILIGLL from the coding sequence ATGTTAAAAAAACTCACACTATCATTCTTTTTCCTGATGCTTCTGGTATCCTGTAAAACGTACAATGTACTTGAAGAAGAGCAGGCTACCCGAAATATGCAGGATTTCAGCTATGATCCGAATTACGAATACAGAATCCGTAAGGACGATAAAATTACGCTTTCCGTTTGGGGTGAAGATGATTTAAGTGTGGGCTCCGTGTACGGAATTTACAATTCTAATGAAGTATACGGAAAATGGCTTCTGGTAGACATCAACGGAAATATAGAAATTCCAAAATTGGGAACAACTCCGGTTGTAGGAAAATCGGTTCCGGAGCTGAAGGAAGAAATAAAAACAAAGCTTAAAAAATGGCTGGTAAATCCTATCGTGGATGTAAAAGTTCTGAATAAAGAGATTGCAGTGATGGGTGAAGTGAGAAACCCTGCTGTAATTCAGGTAGATAAAGACCAGAATACTTTACTGGAGCTTGTTTCCAAAGCGGGAGGATTTGAAATGTATGCCAATTTAAAATCAATTAAAATTCTGCGGCAGGAAGGCGAAAACGTTCGCGTAACCAATATTGATCTTACCAAAATGAAAGACGTTCCCAACCAGAATATCCTTCTTCATCCGGGAGACTACATCATTGTTCCTTCCAAGAAAAGTAAAGATTTCGATAAAAGAATTTCAACCATTATCCCTTTCGCAACCGTTACTTCCGCAGCAGCCATCCTCATAGGATTATTATAA
- a CDS encoding glycosyltransferase family 4 protein: MKRIVSVHLLNDYSGSPKVLMQLLKSWIKNGMDAHLFTSGGRKGFLSDIPKVKNHLFWYRFSSNALIRILNFFLSQFFLMIKLLFFLKKSDVVYINTVLPFGAAIAGKLRGCKIIYHIHETSVKPKIFKNFLFGTAKMTAAKIVFVSEYLLKQESLIKNQELLYNVLESDFTEKADRFRNVEKEIPVVLMICSLKVYKGVDEFLELARKNPSYIFKLVVNATEKEIHEYFKGKEIPKQLIIYPTQTDTHPFYQEAGIILNLSHPDLWVETFGLTILEGMRYGLPAIVAPIGGVTELVEDNKNGFLIDSKNTNELSEKLNYILNNPSVYQSFSEASYEKSLLFSEAYFERKSLQIISNL; this comes from the coding sequence ATGAAAAGAATTGTCTCTGTTCATCTTCTGAATGATTACAGCGGAAGCCCGAAAGTTCTGATGCAGCTTCTGAAATCCTGGATAAAAAACGGGATGGATGCACATCTTTTTACTTCAGGCGGAAGAAAGGGTTTTTTGTCTGATATTCCCAAGGTGAAAAATCATCTGTTCTGGTATCGCTTTTCATCCAATGCGCTGATAAGAATTCTCAATTTCTTTCTGAGTCAGTTTTTTCTGATGATTAAATTGCTCTTTTTCCTGAAAAAAAGTGATGTTGTTTACATCAATACAGTGCTGCCTTTCGGGGCGGCAATTGCAGGAAAGCTGAGAGGCTGTAAGATTATTTATCATATCCATGAAACTTCGGTAAAGCCGAAAATATTTAAAAATTTTCTTTTCGGAACGGCAAAAATGACTGCCGCTAAAATTGTTTTTGTTTCGGAATATCTTCTGAAACAGGAATCTTTAATTAAAAATCAGGAATTGTTATACAATGTTCTGGAAAGCGATTTTACCGAAAAAGCAGACCGTTTCCGAAATGTGGAAAAAGAAATTCCAGTGGTTTTAATGATCTGTTCTTTAAAAGTTTACAAAGGAGTGGATGAATTTCTGGAATTAGCCAGAAAAAATCCTTCTTACATATTCAAACTTGTGGTAAATGCGACGGAAAAGGAAATTCATGAATATTTCAAAGGGAAGGAAATTCCAAAACAGCTTATTATTTATCCTACCCAAACCGATACTCATCCTTTTTATCAGGAAGCCGGTATCATTCTTAATCTCTCTCATCCCGATCTTTGGGTAGAAACGTTCGGACTTACGATTCTGGAAGGAATGCGTTATGGTTTACCCGCTATCGTTGCGCCCATAGGAGGCGTTACAGAACTGGTTGAAGACAATAAAAACGGTTTTTTAATTGATTCTAAAAACACAAATGAACTTTCTGAAAAATTAAACTACATATTGAACAACCCATCTGTCTATCAATCTTTTAGTGAAGCATCTTACGAGAAAAGCCTTTTGTTTTCTGAAGCCTATTTCGAGAGAAAATCTCTACAAATTATTTCCAATTTATAA